A portion of the Terriglobales bacterium genome contains these proteins:
- a CDS encoding nuclear transport factor 2 family protein: MRRTIVIAVLVLTTASIALGQSPRESWDRRRSIEQVIRQLDHERIQAQIESDVAALERIYAADFIGVGPSGAVRTKPQVISDFASGELKFQSITTDEVQVRIYGNTAVETGRSTMNGQDRGKAVPRDNRF; encoded by the coding sequence ATGAGACGAACAATTGTCATCGCCGTCCTTGTCCTTACGACGGCCTCTATCGCCCTAGGACAAAGCCCGCGCGAGAGCTGGGATCGAAGAAGAAGCATTGAGCAGGTCATAAGACAATTGGATCATGAACGCATTCAGGCGCAGATCGAGTCGGATGTGGCGGCCCTTGAGCGCATCTATGCTGCTGATTTTATCGGCGTAGGGCCAAGTGGCGCCGTGAGAACCAAGCCGCAGGTGATTTCAGATTTTGCGTCCGGTGAATTGAAATTTCAGTCCATCACCACCGACGAGGTTCAGGTGCGCATCTACGGAAACACGGCTGTCGAGACTGGCCGCTCCACAATGAATGGGCAAGACAGAGGCAAAGCTGTCCCCCGTGACAACCGCTTTA
- a CDS encoding glycosyltransferase — protein MRVTQTMGSGLSDSDRRAHVSRQYPWTVIHACELARDVLPLLEGQLAAGMRPSLLTPTGITAVNPFLEAPKRESIQPVSLLHTWNHVREWRSLMNESAAETSSEILHAHSFSAGMAAVRASSCVVYQLKQPVEKLAAAVGHCDENSWLARSFRVAEQFVLTRAAAVVVHDHTQRLACLERGVKAANAFLIPQPIEHSLLESAPERRWLIESAGAGPDTVFLLIPGLPTPDWESRDALLRWMRVLCNVRREHPDVRLVVLAETQARDTIWEMASACNLTPWISVLPTAMQDRALASADIVICDREHAASGIALKTLAHGRALLASDVEPHRDITPDGRGCLWFRSGEVHDIAQRASFLACNPQFRRALASAGREHCVATRSAEAVGAQYDAVYRSAFSKRKGRDANTPTPRFIPLQVGS, from the coding sequence ATGAGGGTTACCCAGACGATGGGGAGCGGTCTCTCCGACTCCGACAGGCGAGCGCACGTTTCTCGACAGTATCCGTGGACAGTGATACATGCCTGTGAGTTGGCTCGCGATGTGCTGCCGCTTTTGGAGGGTCAACTCGCTGCGGGCATGCGTCCCTCTCTTCTGACGCCAACCGGGATCACAGCAGTGAATCCATTTCTCGAAGCACCGAAACGGGAATCCATACAGCCGGTCTCCCTTCTGCACACCTGGAATCACGTGCGCGAATGGCGGAGCCTCATGAACGAGAGTGCCGCAGAGACGTCGTCTGAAATCCTGCATGCTCACTCTTTTTCGGCGGGAATGGCGGCGGTGCGAGCCTCGTCATGCGTTGTCTATCAACTGAAACAACCAGTCGAAAAGCTGGCTGCTGCAGTTGGGCATTGCGATGAGAATTCGTGGCTAGCTCGCTCATTTAGGGTTGCCGAGCAATTCGTGCTGACGCGAGCCGCGGCCGTGGTTGTGCACGATCACACCCAACGTCTCGCATGCCTGGAACGTGGGGTTAAGGCTGCTAACGCTTTTCTCATTCCACAACCTATCGAGCACAGTCTGCTGGAATCTGCTCCGGAACGAAGATGGCTCATCGAGTCCGCTGGTGCAGGACCCGATACGGTGTTCCTCCTAATACCCGGTCTCCCAACTCCAGACTGGGAAAGTCGCGATGCGCTTCTGCGCTGGATGCGCGTCCTATGCAACGTGCGCCGCGAACATCCCGACGTGCGATTAGTTGTTCTCGCAGAAACGCAGGCAAGAGACACGATCTGGGAGATGGCTTCTGCCTGCAATCTCACGCCGTGGATTTCTGTCTTGCCGACTGCCATGCAGGACAGGGCACTCGCTTCAGCCGACATTGTCATTTGCGATCGCGAACACGCCGCAAGTGGAATCGCCCTTAAGACTTTGGCGCATGGCCGAGCTTTGCTTGCAAGTGATGTTGAGCCGCATCGTGACATTACTCCAGACGGGCGTGGCTGCCTTTGGTTCCGTTCCGGTGAGGTGCACGACATTGCCCAACGCGCCAGCTTTCTTGCCTGCAACCCTCAGTTTCGCCGCGCCCTCGCCTCCGCTGGCCGCGAGCACTGTGTGGCCACGCGCAGCGCCGAGGCCGTGGGGGCGCAGTATGACGCTGTCTACCGAAGCGCTTTCAGCAAACGTAAAGGGCGCGACGCGAATACTCCAACGCCGCGGTTTATTCCGTTACAGGTCGGAAGCTAG
- a CDS encoding M20/M25/M40 family metallo-hydrolase — translation MKLVSSRTFAVPLLIALSSTLCFSQIDDATRQMSRDIFKQLVEINTTDSVGNVSTAAEAMAQRLRAAGYSAADIQVIGPNDRKKNLVARLHGAGRKKPVLLIGHLDVVEAKRSDWTTDPFQFVEQDGYFYGRGTQDMKGADAILVTTMIRLKKESYKPERDIILALTADEEGGKSNGVDWLVNNHRELVDAEFVLNPDGGGVQLENGKPVMMEMDATEKLYSDYQLKVTNRGGHSSLPVADNAIYHIADALSKLERYRFPFELNDVTRAYFAQMSKTETGQKAADMKAILSTSPDEQAIGRLSEDPLNNSLMHTTCVATRLDGGHANNALPQTARANVNCRILPGHSIEETRQMLIKIVDDPKVAVSSVGSDGEVQTQSFPRKSFPPPPLLPQVMNPLERVTQEMWPETPVVPSMATGASDGVYTSPAGMPTFGISGLALDVNDIRAHGKDERLPVKSFYDGVEFYYKFLKAVASE, via the coding sequence TTGAAATTAGTCAGTTCGCGGACTTTTGCTGTTCCTCTCTTAATAGCCCTGAGTTCCACATTGTGCTTCTCGCAGATCGATGATGCCACGCGACAGATGTCCCGTGACATCTTCAAGCAGCTCGTTGAAATCAACACTACGGATTCTGTTGGGAACGTCAGCACGGCGGCGGAAGCCATGGCGCAACGGCTGCGAGCCGCCGGATACTCGGCAGCAGATATCCAGGTGATTGGGCCGAACGATCGCAAGAAGAACTTGGTTGCGCGTTTGCACGGCGCCGGCAGGAAGAAGCCGGTATTACTGATAGGACATCTCGATGTAGTCGAGGCGAAACGCAGCGACTGGACCACCGATCCGTTTCAGTTTGTCGAGCAGGACGGCTATTTCTACGGTCGTGGCACCCAGGACATGAAGGGCGCAGATGCCATCCTTGTGACTACGATGATCCGTCTGAAAAAAGAGAGTTATAAGCCGGAACGAGACATCATTCTTGCGCTCACCGCAGACGAAGAAGGCGGGAAATCGAATGGTGTCGATTGGCTTGTGAATAACCATCGTGAACTTGTCGATGCCGAGTTCGTGCTGAATCCAGATGGAGGGGGCGTGCAGCTCGAGAACGGCAAGCCGGTAATGATGGAGATGGATGCAACGGAAAAGCTCTACTCCGACTACCAGCTTAAAGTAACGAATCGCGGGGGCCACAGCTCGCTTCCGGTGGCGGACAATGCGATTTATCACATTGCAGACGCGCTCTCAAAGCTGGAGAGATACCGTTTTCCTTTCGAGTTGAACGACGTCACGCGCGCTTACTTCGCCCAGATGTCGAAAACTGAAACCGGACAGAAAGCGGCAGACATGAAGGCCATCTTGTCCACATCGCCAGATGAACAGGCCATTGGGCGATTATCGGAAGATCCGCTGAACAATTCACTGATGCACACCACGTGCGTGGCGACGCGTCTAGACGGAGGCCACGCAAATAACGCATTGCCGCAGACCGCCCGCGCTAACGTAAACTGCCGCATCCTGCCCGGGCACTCGATTGAAGAGACGCGACAGATGCTGATCAAGATCGTTGATGATCCAAAGGTCGCCGTCAGCAGCGTAGGCAGCGATGGGGAAGTTCAGACACAGAGTTTTCCGCGAAAATCTTTTCCGCCTCCGCCATTGTTGCCGCAGGTGATGAATCCGCTGGAACGCGTGACGCAGGAGATGTGGCCCGAAACCCCAGTTGTACCTTCGATGGCAACCGGAGCGTCTGATGGCGTGTACACCTCGCCTGCCGGCATGCCGACGTTCGGGATATCGGGACTCGCGCTCGACGTGAACGACATTCGGGCACACGGTAAGGACGAACGTCTGCCGGTGAAGTCGTTCTACGATGGCGTCGAGTTTTACTACAAGTTCCTGAAGGCTGTCGCGTCGGAATAA
- a CDS encoding SMP-30/gluconolactonase/LRE family protein — translation MKTAAFSSLLFLLVLSSATLFAEDYVLGPDSQRQPGVLKGTVTKYSWTSKIYPGTVRDYWIYVPAQYKPDKLACVMIFQDGGHMVDDSGSWRAAIVLDNLIHKGEMPVTIGIFIDPGILPAASPNQQNRYNRSFEYDALGDRYARFLIEEILPEVGTRYRLSKDPNDYALAGSSSGGIAAFNAAWTRPDAFHRVLSFIGSFTNLRGAEELASLIRKTEPKPLRIFLQDGRNDLNIYSGSWFIANQDIASALEFAGYESNFIIGSEGHNAKHGGAILPDALRWLWKDYPKPVAKPVRVNERGVYEILEPGKEWEMVGEGFKFSEGPAVDKEGNVYFTDRPNNRIHKIDLSGKITVWKEDSGGANGMMFGPDGRLYVCQSTKRRIVAYSPDGGESVLAEDVDSNDLAVSARNEVYFSDPPNHQIWFIDAAGKKRVVFTGIEFPNGVRLSPDQSLLAVADTRGKWVSSFQVGPDGSLTNGEPFYRLETPDDSSQSGADGMTYDTEGFLYVATKLGIQVCDQPGRVNAIINKPQDTSLSNLVFGGPDMQWLYVTSRDKVYRRHLHRKGSVSWNLIKPPMPRL, via the coding sequence ATGAAGACAGCCGCGTTTTCCTCACTGCTGTTCCTTCTCGTGCTTTCGTCGGCGACGCTGTTTGCTGAGGACTATGTCCTAGGTCCCGATTCGCAACGACAGCCGGGCGTTCTTAAAGGCACGGTCACAAAATATTCCTGGACCAGCAAGATCTATCCGGGTACGGTGCGGGATTACTGGATCTACGTTCCAGCGCAGTACAAGCCCGATAAGCTTGCATGCGTCATGATCTTTCAGGACGGCGGACACATGGTGGATGACTCCGGCAGTTGGCGCGCCGCCATAGTCCTTGACAACCTGATTCACAAAGGTGAAATGCCGGTCACGATTGGCATCTTCATAGATCCAGGAATCCTACCGGCAGCATCGCCGAATCAGCAGAACCGATATAACCGAAGCTTCGAATACGACGCCCTCGGCGACCGCTACGCGCGATTTCTGATCGAGGAAATTCTGCCCGAGGTCGGGACCCGCTATCGGTTGTCGAAGGATCCCAACGACTACGCGCTCGCTGGTTCGAGCTCTGGAGGAATCGCCGCGTTCAATGCGGCCTGGACCCGTCCGGACGCATTCCACCGCGTCCTGAGTTTCATTGGCAGCTTCACGAATCTGCGGGGAGCCGAGGAGTTGGCCTCACTCATCCGCAAGACCGAGCCCAAGCCGCTACGCATTTTCCTGCAGGATGGACGCAACGATCTCAACATCTACTCAGGCAGCTGGTTCATTGCGAATCAGGACATTGCTTCTGCGCTAGAGTTCGCAGGTTATGAAAGCAACTTCATAATTGGCTCCGAAGGCCACAACGCTAAACATGGCGGCGCCATTCTCCCCGACGCTTTGCGTTGGCTCTGGAAGGACTATCCCAAGCCCGTGGCAAAACCCGTCAGGGTAAATGAACGCGGTGTTTACGAGATTCTCGAGCCCGGAAAAGAGTGGGAGATGGTGGGCGAAGGCTTCAAGTTCTCCGAGGGGCCTGCGGTCGATAAGGAAGGGAATGTTTATTTCACCGATCGTCCGAACAATCGCATTCACAAGATCGATTTGAGCGGCAAGATCACCGTTTGGAAAGAAGACAGTGGCGGAGCCAACGGAATGATGTTCGGTCCTGACGGACGTCTGTACGTGTGCCAAAGCACAAAACGGCGCATCGTGGCATATTCGCCTGATGGCGGGGAGTCGGTGCTTGCTGAAGATGTGGATTCGAATGATCTGGCCGTCTCGGCGCGCAACGAGGTTTACTTCAGCGATCCACCTAACCATCAAATCTGGTTTATCGATGCTGCGGGCAAGAAGCGGGTGGTCTTCACCGGCATCGAGTTCCCGAACGGAGTCCGGCTCTCTCCCGATCAGTCGCTGCTGGCAGTGGCCGATACTCGGGGCAAGTGGGTCTCGTCGTTCCAAGTCGGGCCCGATGGCTCATTGACGAACGGCGAGCCGTTCTATCGCCTGGAGACTCCCGACGATTCCTCGCAGAGCGGCGCCGATGGGATGACTTACGACACCGAAGGCTTCCTTTATGTCGCGACAAAGCTGGGAATTCAGGTCTGCGATCAGCCGGGAAGAGTAAACGCGATCATCAATAAGCCGCAGGATACTAGTTTGTCCAATCTGGTATTCGGGGGCCCAGACATGCAATGGCTGTATGTCACCAGTCGTGACAAAGTTTACCGCCGGCATTTGCACCGGAAAGGATCGGTTTCGTGGAACCTGATAAAACCACCGATGCCTCGCTTATAA
- a CDS encoding cellulase family glycosylhydrolase produces the protein MPRLLVSAITLLFLTFTMSAADPQSARWSEQKAQEWYAKQPWLVGSNYIPRSAINQLEMWQEATFNPDQIDQELGWAEAMGMNTMRVFLHDLLWQQDAAGFQKRIDRFLTIASRHHIRPLLVIFDSCWDPFPHLGPQHPPIPGIHNSGWVQSPGATALTDESQYPRLKAYVQGVVGAFAKDDRILGWDVWNEPGADNQSSYSKQELKDKNAKVEMLLPQVFAWVRQMNPTQPLTSGVWTIGRNPDETKLGPLQEIQLRESDVITFHNYSWPEYFKSEVTWLRKFNRPVICTEYMARSAGSTFDTVLPIAKQEKVGAINWGFVVGKTQTNLPWDSWRRPYVLEEPSVWFHEVLRPDGSPYRQAEVDLIRQLTGKQ, from the coding sequence ATGCCTAGATTGCTCGTTAGCGCTATAACGCTGCTCTTTCTGACCTTTACCATGAGCGCTGCGGATCCGCAGAGTGCTCGCTGGTCTGAGCAGAAGGCGCAGGAGTGGTACGCCAAGCAGCCGTGGCTCGTCGGCAGCAATTACATTCCCAGGTCGGCAATCAACCAGTTAGAGATGTGGCAGGAAGCCACCTTCAATCCCGACCAAATCGATCAGGAACTTGGCTGGGCGGAAGCCATGGGCATGAACACCATGCGCGTCTTCTTGCACGACCTGCTCTGGCAGCAGGATGCAGCGGGCTTCCAGAAGCGTATCGATCGATTTCTCACGATTGCCTCGCGCCATCACATCCGGCCCCTGCTCGTGATCTTCGATTCCTGCTGGGACCCATTTCCTCATCTTGGTCCACAGCATCCACCCATTCCGGGCATTCACAACTCGGGTTGGGTGCAGAGCCCCGGAGCGACTGCGCTGACGGACGAAAGCCAGTATCCGCGACTGAAGGCATACGTTCAGGGCGTCGTGGGAGCCTTTGCTAAGGACGACCGCATTCTCGGATGGGATGTGTGGAACGAACCCGGCGCTGATAACCAAAGCTCCTATTCCAAGCAGGAGCTGAAGGATAAGAACGCAAAGGTAGAGATGCTTTTGCCGCAGGTGTTCGCATGGGTTCGCCAGATGAACCCAACGCAGCCTCTTACTAGCGGTGTATGGACAATCGGCAGAAACCCGGACGAGACAAAGCTGGGCCCGCTACAAGAGATTCAGCTGCGCGAGTCAGACGTCATCACCTTCCACAATTATTCCTGGCCCGAGTATTTCAAGAGCGAGGTTACCTGGCTAAGGAAGTTCAACCGGCCCGTGATCTGCACAGAATACATGGCGCGTTCTGCGGGCAGCACATTCGATACAGTGTTGCCGATCGCCAAGCAAGAGAAAGTTGGTGCGATCAACTGGGGTTTCGTTGTGGGGAAAACTCAAACCAATCTGCCGTGGGATTCGTGGAGACGTCCTTATGTTCTCGAGGAGCCTTCCGTCTGGTTTCACGAGGTACTGCGCCCTGATGGCAGCCCGTATCGTCAGGCAGAAGTTGATTTGATTCGCCAGCTCACGGGAAAACAATAG
- a CDS encoding M20/M25/M40 family metallo-hydrolase: MNRREFVATAAMAAASTALPSTAESEDSDLQPIVAQIQKQHDQNVQRLQTWIRQPSIAAENRGMQEGCRLTMEMLRDAGFEQVTQVPTDGQPGIFATMDNGAAKTIGLYFMYDVKQVDPSEWSSPPFEAALVDKTGFGKVVVGRGAVNQKGPEATFLAALHAIKAAGRKPPVNFVFVGEGEEEIGSPHFPQIVRRPDILAALKKCTGLFMPSASQNPDGEVTIDLGSKGVMELELVSSGERWGRGPKQDVHSSLKAMTDSPAWHLVEALTTLVTPDGNTPAIANYMDKVRPLSATDKQMIAVAARREDEATRKRTLGISHWINDVPYQQALEMLVSRPTVNIEGLVGGYTGPGGKTILPHKAVAKLDCRLVPDMTASESLQLLKAHLVKHGYGDIEVNMTGGYDPTTTPADSGVIRAAQAVYKRSGIDPIMFPRLAGSWPGFVFTGEPLRLPAGHFGLGHGSGAHAPNEYYVIESSNPKVQGLDGAVRSHVDYLYELAKA; this comes from the coding sequence ATGAACCGACGCGAATTTGTTGCTACCGCCGCAATGGCCGCCGCCAGCACCGCTCTTCCTAGCACCGCCGAGAGCGAGGATTCCGACCTTCAACCCATCGTTGCGCAAATCCAGAAGCAACATGACCAAAATGTGCAACGCTTGCAAACCTGGATCCGCCAGCCGTCGATCGCCGCTGAGAATCGCGGCATGCAGGAAGGCTGCCGGCTCACGATGGAGATGTTGCGCGACGCGGGCTTTGAGCAAGTCACCCAGGTGCCGACGGATGGTCAGCCGGGTATTTTCGCCACAATGGACAATGGCGCCGCGAAAACTATCGGACTTTACTTCATGTACGACGTGAAGCAGGTGGATCCTTCGGAGTGGTCATCACCTCCATTCGAAGCTGCACTGGTGGACAAGACCGGTTTTGGGAAAGTTGTTGTCGGACGCGGTGCCGTGAACCAGAAGGGGCCAGAGGCAACATTTCTGGCGGCGCTGCACGCCATCAAAGCCGCAGGGCGCAAACCTCCCGTTAACTTTGTTTTTGTAGGCGAAGGCGAGGAGGAGATTGGCTCTCCCCATTTCCCGCAGATTGTGAGGCGTCCGGATATTCTCGCTGCTCTTAAGAAGTGCACCGGGCTATTCATGCCTTCAGCGTCGCAGAATCCGGATGGCGAGGTGACGATTGATCTCGGCTCGAAGGGAGTAATGGAGCTGGAATTAGTCTCGAGCGGAGAGCGTTGGGGACGCGGCCCAAAACAGGATGTGCACTCCAGTTTGAAAGCGATGACCGATAGTCCGGCATGGCATCTTGTCGAAGCGCTGACCACGCTCGTGACGCCTGATGGCAATACCCCGGCCATCGCAAATTACATGGACAAAGTACGTCCGCTCTCAGCGACAGACAAGCAAATGATCGCGGTCGCCGCGCGCCGCGAGGATGAAGCCACGCGGAAACGCACGCTCGGCATCAGTCACTGGATCAACGATGTTCCCTATCAGCAAGCGCTTGAGATGCTGGTGTCGCGCCCGACTGTAAACATCGAAGGCCTAGTCGGCGGCTATACCGGTCCTGGAGGAAAGACGATTCTGCCTCACAAGGCTGTTGCGAAACTCGACTGCCGCCTTGTTCCCGATATGACTGCGTCCGAGTCATTGCAACTGCTGAAAGCACACCTGGTAAAGCATGGCTATGGCGACATTGAAGTCAACATGACAGGCGGATACGACCCCACCACTACTCCTGCCGATTCGGGAGTCATTCGCGCGGCCCAGGCTGTGTACAAGCGATCGGGAATCGATCCCATCATGTTCCCGCGGCTGGCTGGTTCCTGGCCTGGGTTTGTGTTCACTGGTGAGCCGCTACGGCTGCCTGCCGGACACTTCGGGCTGGGACACGGAAGCGGAGCTCACGCCCCCAACGAGTACTACGTCATCGAGTCGAGTAATCCAAAGGTGCAGGGACTGGATGGAGCCGTTCGCTCACACGTGGATTATCTGTACGAGCTGGCGAAAGCCTAA
- a CDS encoding gamma-glutamyl-gamma-aminobutyrate hydrolase family protein (Members of this family of hydrolases with an active site Cys residue belong to MEROPS family C26.) yields MKPRIAIPEPTSSNPEYNHRSLPQYVNAVEAEGAEAVVIPASATPHEIAKLVTNCEAVLLPGSPADVDPQKFGADRDSRTAAADPGRDNLDELLLQDAHNLHKPVLGICYGLQSLNVWRTGTLVQHIENTSINHEAGRKVEFAHDVQVTPASRLFRLVGPGRVRVNSSHHQSADLPGDGLRVVAQCPEDGIIEALEGTSPDHFVLAVQWHPERTYSVDEPSKAIFREFVKAARSWKPREVSESVG; encoded by the coding sequence ATGAAGCCCCGCATTGCGATCCCTGAGCCCACTTCTTCCAACCCTGAATACAATCACCGATCACTGCCGCAGTATGTGAACGCGGTCGAGGCGGAGGGTGCGGAGGCAGTGGTGATTCCAGCCAGCGCCACGCCGCATGAAATTGCCAAGTTGGTGACGAATTGTGAAGCGGTGCTGCTCCCGGGTAGTCCAGCGGACGTCGATCCGCAGAAGTTCGGCGCTGATCGGGATTCCAGGACTGCAGCCGCGGATCCAGGTCGCGACAATCTGGACGAACTGCTTTTGCAAGATGCACATAACCTGCATAAACCCGTTCTGGGAATCTGCTATGGGTTGCAATCGCTGAATGTCTGGCGTACGGGAACGCTAGTCCAGCACATCGAGAACACAAGCATTAATCATGAGGCAGGTCGCAAGGTCGAATTCGCCCACGACGTTCAGGTAACCCCAGCTTCGAGACTCTTCCGTTTAGTTGGCCCAGGTAGAGTTCGAGTGAACTCCAGCCATCATCAATCGGCAGATCTTCCCGGAGATGGGCTGCGCGTCGTGGCACAGTGCCCCGAAGACGGAATCATCGAAGCCCTGGAAGGTACCTCGCCCGATCACTTCGTCCTGGCGGTGCAGTGGCACCCTGAGCGCACATATTCTGTAGATGAACCCTCGAAAGCTATTTTCCGTGAGTTCGTGAAAGCCGCACGTAGTTGGAAGCCACGCGAAGTGTCCGAGTCTGTCGGATAG